In Bradyrhizobium guangdongense, the sequence CCCGCAAGCAGTAGCCCGATCACCTGCAGGAGCTGGGTCGCGACGCCGGCAAAGAGGATGCGCAAGCCGGTGGCCGCGATGATGCCGACGACGATGGCGCGGCGGCGCTGCCCCGCGGGAAGGCCCGCCGCGGCAAGACCGATGACGACGGCATTGTCGCCGGCGAGCACAAGATCGATCAGGACGACCTGGAGCAGCGCTGTCAGCGCCTCGGCCGTGATGAAGTCAGTCATGTCTCATCATTTTTCGAAACGGACGGATCCAGCCAGTGCGGCTTGCGGCGCTCGATCCAGTCGAACGCTTTTGAGCGCGAGGTCCGCAACGCCGGCACGTCCTCGGCGAGAAGCGCAAGGCCGAGCGGCAGCATCCAGATGCCGAGCACCGGCAGGAAGGACAGCACGCCACCGACGATGAGCAGCGCACCCGATGGAATTCGGACCCAGCGGCTGGACGGTTGCAGGAGATAGTCGACGGTGCCGGCGAGGCGCGGCGGCAGCCGGTGGACGAGCGCGTCGAGCCGCGCGTCGCCGCCGGCCGGCTGGCCGTGACCGGATCTCGTTGCCTGCTCGTCCGACGCTACGCTCATGCTCACTCCTTGGTCACCACGTTAACTGCGGCGGGCCCGACCGGTTTCGCGCGCGGCAGCACCAGCGTCAGCAGGCGCAACAGCTTGATCGCCTGCACCTCATGCGGATGCACGTCCTCGTCCGCGGCCGCAACGCGCTCCGACAGTTCGATGAGATGGGACGAGAGCGGCAGGTCGGAGACCGGGCGCAGCGTATTGGTCACCACATTGGCGAAATCGGGCTCCTCGAGCCGTTCGGCCAGTTCGTCGAACATCGCGAACAGGCGCTCATCGCCGATATGCGGCGCCAAGTCGCGCTCCCTGATGAATCGGATCACCTCGTCGCGCTCGACCGGGGACACGCGGCGGTCGGCCACGGCGACCAGCGCGCCTGCAATCACCAGCGCCGCGGCAGCCTGCTCGCTGATGCGACGCGGCTCGGTAATCTCGAGTTCGATCGGAGTGGAAGTGTTCACGTCAGACATCGATGCTCCCTTATTTGCGAAATGGCCGCGCGGAGCTGCGATCGAGACGATTGTGTCGGAGGGAACTTGAGAAGGCCCGACAATCGGCCGATCCATCGCATTCGCGCGGGGACAGGTTCATCCGACATCGCGAGGTTTGGCCGACTTCGTCGACGTCCTCGCCAGAGGGGCCCGGATTCTTGTTCGCACTGGAGATAAAGCCGCGCCATCCGGAATCAAGGCGACATGACTGCGACCAGCCGCCGCATCAATGGTCGGCCTGCGCGCGCTGCCGGTGGGCATATTCTGCGCCCCAGCCGAGGCCAAGCGTCACCGAGATGAGCGAGCCGAGCAGCACGCCGAATTTTGCGGCGTCCAGCAGCCGCTCATCGGTGAATGCGAGCATGGCGATGAAGATCGACATGGTGAAGCCGATTCCGGCCAACAATCCGATGAGGCAGACACCAGTCCACGTCACGTCCGGCGCCAGTCGGCATCGGCCGACACGCACGGCAAGCCAGGTCGCAGCGATCACGCCGATCGGCTTTCCCGCGCAAAGCGCAAGCCCGACGCCGAGCGTCACGAATTCAGCGCCGCCGCTGAGTTCGGCGCTCCGAAGATCGACGCCGGCATTGGCCAGCGCGAACAGCGGCATGATGGCGTAAGCGACCCAGGGATGCAGCGCCGCCTCGACGCGAATGACCGGCGGCACGATCTCCTCACGTGCGGAGCGCACCGGCGTGATCAAGCCGAGCACGACGCCTGCGAGCGTCGGATGGATTCCGGCCATGAGGAATCCCGCCCAAACGACGAGCGCCGGCAGGACATAGGCAAACGCGGAGTTCAGGCCGAGCCGCTGCAGCCCGAGCGCCAGCAGCACGCCGAGCGATCCGATGAGAAAGCCGTTGAGGTCGAGTCCGCTGCTGTAGAACAGCGCGATGATGAGAACGGCGATGATGTCGTCGATGATGGCGAGAGCCAGCAGAAAGACGCGGATATTCGCGGGGATCGATCGCCCAAGCAGAGCGAGCACGCCGACCGCGAAGGCGATATCGGTCGCGGTCGGTATCGCCCAGCCCTGACTGCGACCTGCGACGTTGTTGAAGCTCAGATAGATCAGCGCAGGCACGATCACGCCGCCGATGGCCGCCAGCACCGGCAGGATCGCCTGATCGAACCGGCTCAGCGCGCCCTCGTGGATTTCGCGACGGACCTCCATGCCGACGACGAGAAAGAAGACCGTCATCAATCCATCGTTGATCCAGAAATGCAGCGATCGCGTAAACGCGAATTCGCCTGACCGAAGCGGGACGGTCAGGTTCCAGAGATCGTGATAGGAATGGGCGAAGGGTGAGTTGGCCCACAGCAATGCCGCGGCTGCAGCCACGAGCAGCGCGCCACCGCTGACGGCCTCGATGTGCAGGAACTGCTGGAGCGCAACGAGCGCGCGTTCGACAAGAGGAAGGGATTTCGGCAATTGCCTGCCGGGCAGCTGATCGTTCATGGGCACACGCATCCTGCGTGGCGGCCCGACCATCGCTTGACCTGTCGCTGCCACGTGCAGCGAGCACCCGAGGCGCGTTCTACACTGCGAGGAAATTAACGCAACCCGATTCGAACTTAGGGAACTCAAGAGCGGGGCGGCCCGTTGGTGCACCTCACGATGCGCTCGCCGCGCGACAGGAAGCCGCATCTGCCGCTGGATCGCGACATCGAGGATTTCAGCAACGAGCGCGCGCGTCGCGCTGGAGCGCCCTCATAGCGCTCGCGCAAGCTTCACCAACGAAAAAATCATCCCTGAATTTGCTACGTCGTCGAGGAATGTATGACTGACATCACCTGCTGCGCCGGTTGCGGCCACAGCCTGATCCCGATCTTGTCCGAGAACGGGCGCGCACGGCCGAGCTGCTTCTGGTGCGAGAGCCTCGACGCACGAACCATGGAGATGGCCAAGTGGGCAGACAGCCCGGCCGGCAAGCCGGATCGGGCCGCGCCTCACGCCTTCGATTAAGGCGCCCCGCCTCAAACCCGCGCCACAAGCCGCGGACGGAACACGGACTCGGCGGTCGGCGCCGGTGTAGCAGCGAGCTTACGCGCGGACCGCCGCCGCGGGATGAAGAAGCTGCTCACGACGATCGGCTCGAAATCGCCGAGTGCGGCGCGCTCCTTCACAAGCAGGCTCATGACCGAGCGCATCTTGATGACTTCCTGCGCCACGAAGCTGCAGTCCTCGTCGCGATTGATCTGCTCATGCATGATCGCCTCAGCCTCGCGCATGCTGACGCGGAGCGCTCTGATGGTTCTTCTGATCTCGCTGATGCGGTTGTCCATGGCGGCCTCCATCTCGGTCACACGATAAGAACAAAACATGAACATATTGTCAATCGCCCTGCCCGGCCGCGCGGTCATCGCGCTAATCCCCAACGCGGCAGCGCGTCGGTCACCCGCGCCGCTGCACGCGCGCTGGCGATGCTTGCCGACAAATTAGACAAGTCGGTTCGTTGCT encodes:
- a CDS encoding TerB family tellurite resistance protein, translating into MSDVNTSTPIELEITEPRRISEQAAAALVIAGALVAVADRRVSPVERDEVIRFIRERDLAPHIGDERLFAMFDELAERLEEPDFANVVTNTLRPVSDLPLSSHLIELSERVAAADEDVHPHEVQAIKLLRLLTLVLPRAKPVGPAAVNVVTKE
- the nhaA gene encoding Na+/H+ antiporter NhaA — encoded protein: MNDQLPGRQLPKSLPLVERALVALQQFLHIEAVSGGALLVAAAAALLWANSPFAHSYHDLWNLTVPLRSGEFAFTRSLHFWINDGLMTVFFLVVGMEVRREIHEGALSRFDQAILPVLAAIGGVIVPALIYLSFNNVAGRSQGWAIPTATDIAFAVGVLALLGRSIPANIRVFLLALAIIDDIIAVLIIALFYSSGLDLNGFLIGSLGVLLALGLQRLGLNSAFAYVLPALVVWAGFLMAGIHPTLAGVVLGLITPVRSAREEIVPPVIRVEAALHPWVAYAIMPLFALANAGVDLRSAELSGGAEFVTLGVGLALCAGKPIGVIAATWLAVRVGRCRLAPDVTWTGVCLIGLLAGIGFTMSIFIAMLAFTDERLLDAAKFGVLLGSLISVTLGLGWGAEYAHRQRAQADH